A part of Jiangella alba genomic DNA contains:
- a CDS encoding VOC family protein: MTDSAPVRELRLVVTVPDHDAAVRFYRDVLGLPELADFSSPDGRVILLGAGRATLEIVDQSQAEFIDRVEVGQRVAGPIRVALEVDDSAATTRHLADAGATVLAEPTRTPWDSLNSRLDAPGGLQLTLFTELGD; the protein is encoded by the coding sequence ATGACCGATTCCGCGCCGGTGCGCGAACTCCGCCTCGTCGTCACCGTCCCCGATCACGACGCCGCCGTCCGCTTCTACCGCGACGTGCTGGGCCTGCCCGAGCTCGCCGACTTCTCCTCCCCCGACGGCCGGGTCATCCTGCTGGGCGCCGGCCGGGCCACCCTCGAGATCGTCGACCAGTCCCAGGCCGAGTTCATCGACCGCGTCGAGGTCGGCCAACGGGTGGCCGGGCCGATCCGCGTCGCCCTGGAGGTCGACGACTCGGCCGCCACCACCCGGCACCTCGCCGACGCCGGCGCGACGGTCCTCGCCGAGCCGACCCGAACCCCGTGGGACTCCCTCAACTCCCGCCTCGACGCCCCCGGCGGCCTGCAGCTCACTCTCTTCACCGAACTCGGCGACTGA
- a CDS encoding alpha/beta fold hydrolase: protein MPYITVGTENSANIDLYYEDHGTGQPVVLIHGYPLDGHSWEKQSAALLDAGYRVISYDRRGFGRSSQPTTGYDYDTFAADLKTVLDTLDLRDVVLVGFSMGTGEVGRYLGTYGSERVAKAAFLASLEPFLLQTDDNPTGVPADVFAGIEQAARSDRYAWFDQFYSDFYNLDENLGSRIGEAAVRASWNVAAGASWYASFAVVQSWLTDFRADIEKVDVPALILHGTADRILPIDATAREFAKRLPDADYVEVEGAPHGLLWTHADEVNEALLAFLRK, encoded by the coding sequence ATGCCGTACATCACCGTCGGAACCGAGAACTCGGCGAACATCGACCTGTACTACGAGGACCACGGCACCGGGCAGCCGGTCGTGCTGATCCACGGCTACCCGCTCGACGGGCACTCCTGGGAGAAGCAGTCGGCCGCCCTGCTGGACGCCGGCTACCGCGTCATCAGCTACGACCGCCGCGGCTTCGGCCGGTCCAGCCAGCCGACCACCGGGTACGACTACGACACCTTCGCCGCCGACCTCAAGACCGTCCTCGACACCCTCGACCTGCGCGACGTCGTGCTCGTCGGGTTCTCGATGGGCACCGGCGAGGTGGGCCGCTACCTGGGCACGTACGGCAGCGAGCGGGTCGCCAAGGCCGCCTTCCTCGCGTCGCTCGAGCCGTTCCTGCTGCAGACCGACGACAACCCGACCGGCGTGCCGGCCGACGTGTTCGCCGGCATCGAGCAGGCGGCGAGGTCCGACCGCTACGCCTGGTTCGACCAGTTCTACAGCGACTTCTACAACCTCGACGAGAACCTCGGCAGCCGCATCGGCGAGGCCGCCGTCCGGGCCAGCTGGAACGTCGCCGCCGGAGCCTCCTGGTACGCCTCCTTCGCCGTGGTGCAGAGCTGGCTGACCGACTTCCGGGCGGACATCGAGAAGGTCGACGTCCCGGCACTGATCCTGCACGGGACGGCCGACCGGATCCTGCCGATCGACGCGACCGCCCGCGAGTTCGCGAAGCGGCTCCCGGACGCCGACTACGTCGAGGTCGAGGGCGCGCCGCACGGCCTGCTCTGGACTCACGCCGACGAGGTCAACGAGGCGCTGCTCGCCTTCCTGCGCAAGTAG
- a CDS encoding ABC transporter permease subunit, whose product MIWVAWRQHRGEFLGAAILLVGLGVLLLTHGMAMHDAYERLGLRECQLVFLSGTDQACIDEVMAFDQQYVGLPQQFTSWLPFLPMVAGMLIGAPLLAREFEQGTWQLAWTQGVTRTRWLATQLVVVLGVVLIASVLFAAGLSWWFEPVDIQRFSSGKFNHAVLVFPGYVLLGVAIGVLAGAVFRRVLVAAAVVIPVYLALRLPIEFGLRPRYREPLTSDDPGVIAHGWPIDGITMGPGEGFPSVRYQPDDRFWQFQLIETAILLGVTVVLLAIAWRLVLGRGAVRAGRLQAPAPDRRPAGRWARATAGR is encoded by the coding sequence ATGATCTGGGTGGCCTGGCGTCAACACCGCGGAGAGTTCCTCGGAGCGGCGATCCTGCTGGTGGGCCTCGGCGTCCTGCTGCTCACGCACGGCATGGCGATGCACGACGCCTACGAGCGCCTGGGTCTGCGGGAGTGTCAGCTGGTCTTCCTCTCCGGTACCGATCAGGCCTGCATCGACGAGGTGATGGCCTTCGACCAGCAGTACGTGGGCCTGCCGCAGCAGTTCACCTCCTGGCTGCCGTTCCTGCCGATGGTCGCGGGCATGCTGATCGGGGCTCCGCTGCTGGCCCGCGAGTTCGAGCAGGGCACGTGGCAGCTGGCCTGGACCCAGGGCGTGACCCGGACCCGCTGGCTGGCCACCCAGCTCGTCGTGGTGCTCGGCGTCGTCTTGATCGCCTCGGTGCTGTTCGCCGCCGGCCTGAGCTGGTGGTTCGAACCCGTGGACATCCAGCGGTTCTCGAGCGGGAAGTTCAACCACGCCGTGCTGGTGTTCCCCGGCTACGTGCTGCTGGGCGTGGCGATCGGTGTCCTGGCCGGAGCGGTCTTCCGTCGCGTCCTCGTGGCGGCGGCTGTCGTCATCCCCGTCTACCTCGCGCTGCGGCTGCCGATCGAGTTCGGGCTCCGTCCCCGCTATCGCGAGCCACTGACGTCGGACGACCCCGGCGTGATCGCGCACGGCTGGCCCATCGACGGCATCACCATGGGCCCCGGCGAGGGATTCCCGTCGGTCCGGTACCAGCCGGACGACAGGTTCTGGCAGTTCCAGCTCATCGAGACCGCGATCCTCCTCGGCGTCACCGTCGTCCTGCTGGCGATCGCCTGGCGGCTCGTGCTCGGCCGCGGCGCGGTCAGGGCCGGCCGGCTCCAGGCGCCGGCGCCGGATAGGCGACCAGCCGGCCGGTGGGCTCGGGCGACGGCGGGTCGGTGA
- a CDS encoding CGNR zinc finger domain-containing protein, which translates to MTELLLDLVNSRIVYPDGPRDELGSDAAAREWLRSRGAQGTRAEIADAREVRSVLAAVIRGEAPLETLAPWVGVMRRSALLTPDGLSWQDDVPAGRQVGARAIEEWAALQGPDGSRIRPCAAHDCQHFLVDHSRANARKWHSMEICGNRAKARRHYARSKAAAED; encoded by the coding sequence ATGACGGAGTTGCTGCTCGACCTGGTGAACTCGCGCATCGTCTATCCCGACGGTCCGCGCGACGAGCTGGGTTCGGACGCCGCGGCCCGCGAGTGGCTGCGGTCGCGAGGTGCCCAGGGCACGCGGGCCGAGATCGCCGACGCCCGCGAGGTGCGGTCCGTCCTGGCCGCGGTCATCCGCGGCGAGGCACCGCTGGAGACGCTGGCCCCGTGGGTCGGCGTCATGCGGCGAAGCGCCCTGCTCACCCCCGACGGCCTCAGCTGGCAGGACGACGTCCCCGCCGGCCGGCAGGTGGGCGCGCGCGCCATCGAGGAGTGGGCGGCGCTACAGGGTCCGGACGGGTCGCGCATCCGGCCGTGCGCGGCCCACGACTGCCAGCACTTCCTCGTCGACCACAGCCGCGCGAACGCCCGGAAGTGGCACTCGATGGAGATCTGCGGCAACCGCGCGAAGGCGCGGCGGCACTACGCCCGCTCCAAGGCGGCGGCGGAGGACTGA
- a CDS encoding MFS transporter — protein MTQTPTLAPPAPSPPVRRGGRWIDHWEPEDETFWQRTGRGIARRNLVVSIVAENVAFSVWTLWSISSALLVAHYGFGFSAAQMFFLVAVPNLVGAVLRIPYTFAVPRFGGRNWTVVSGLLLLVPTVLLAVAVGNPGTPYWAFLLIAATAGFGGGNFASSMTNISFFYPDRSKGLALGLNAAGGNIGVALIQLGLPLIVGAGGLFGLVGASAAGVDLARAGWAWAALGLVAAVCAWFFMDNLSVSLATFRSQITVVRHRHTWIVSWLYIGTFGSFIGYSSAFPLLIQLQFPEVPAANYAFLGALVGSVARPFGGWLSDRVGGARVTFWNFAAMAAGTVVVIVAVDGGSWPLFLGAFLLVFVTTGLGNGSTFRMIPMIFRDRTEAAAVIGLSSAVGAFGGFAIVATFGVLGLVNDGRVPAGAVAAAFVIFLGFYVTCALLTWWNYARRGAALAGSDI, from the coding sequence ATGACACAGACGCCAACGCTCGCCCCGCCCGCGCCGTCCCCTCCCGTGCGACGGGGCGGGCGGTGGATCGACCACTGGGAGCCGGAGGACGAGACGTTCTGGCAGCGCACCGGCCGCGGCATCGCCCGGCGCAACCTGGTCGTCTCCATCGTCGCCGAGAACGTCGCGTTCTCGGTGTGGACGCTGTGGAGCATCTCGTCCGCGCTGCTGGTCGCCCACTACGGCTTCGGCTTCAGCGCCGCCCAGATGTTCTTCCTCGTCGCGGTCCCGAACCTGGTCGGCGCGGTCCTGCGCATCCCGTACACGTTCGCGGTCCCGCGCTTCGGCGGCCGGAACTGGACGGTCGTCAGCGGGCTGCTGCTGCTCGTGCCGACGGTGCTGCTGGCGGTGGCGGTCGGCAACCCGGGCACGCCGTACTGGGCGTTCCTGCTGATCGCGGCGACGGCCGGGTTCGGCGGCGGGAACTTCGCGTCCAGCATGACGAACATCAGCTTCTTCTACCCGGACCGGTCGAAGGGACTGGCGCTCGGCCTGAACGCGGCCGGCGGGAACATCGGCGTCGCGCTGATCCAGCTCGGGCTGCCGCTGATCGTCGGCGCCGGCGGGCTGTTCGGGCTGGTCGGCGCGAGCGCCGCCGGGGTGGACCTGGCCCGGGCGGGATGGGCGTGGGCGGCGCTGGGGCTGGTCGCGGCGGTCTGCGCGTGGTTCTTCATGGACAACCTGTCGGTGTCGCTGGCGACGTTCCGCTCGCAGATCACGGTCGTCCGGCACCGGCACACCTGGATCGTGTCGTGGCTCTACATCGGCACGTTCGGCTCGTTCATCGGCTACTCGTCGGCGTTCCCGCTGCTCATCCAGCTGCAGTTCCCGGAGGTGCCGGCGGCGAACTACGCGTTCCTCGGCGCGCTGGTCGGTTCGGTGGCGCGGCCGTTCGGCGGCTGGCTGTCCGACCGGGTGGGTGGGGCGCGGGTGACGTTCTGGAACTTCGCGGCGATGGCCGCCGGCACCGTCGTCGTGATCGTGGCGGTCGACGGCGGCAGCTGGCCGCTGTTCCTCGGCGCGTTCCTGCTGGTGTTCGTGACGACCGGGCTCGGCAACGGGTCGACGTTCCGGATGATCCCGATGATCTTCCGTGACCGGACGGAGGCGGCCGCCGTCATCGGGCTGTCGTCGGCGGTGGGCGCGTTCGGCGGGTTCGCCATCGTCGCGACGTTCGGTGTGCTCGGCCTGGTGAACGACGGCCGGGTGCCGGCCGGCGCGGTGGCGGCCGCGTTCGTGATCTTCCTCGGCTTCTACGTCACCTGTGCGCTCCTGACCTGGTGGAACTACGCGCGACGGGGTGCGGCACTGGCCGGCTCCGACATCTGA
- a CDS encoding FAD-dependent oxidoreductase has product MEDDGSRSEAAGRAAAIVGAGPAGLYALAALVREERFDRIDVFEAAPAPYGLVRYGVAPDHPKTRNISRVLARGFEHTRVRFLGNVSVGRDITVDELRAGYDAVVVSTGMLGDRRLGIPGEDLPGSYGASELVAWYTGHPEAGAVSLPHGLTSATVIGAGNVALDIARILAKDATALRGTSMPRHVLETLAASTVTDIHLVARRGPAQAKFTSPELHELGALDAVDLVVDPADLVLGPADEEAVAHDRHAKVTVDVCREWSERPVTGAPRRIHLHYWRRPARILGDTAVAGIELEPTRPGGAPTLTLPTQLVVRAIGYHGRPIPGLPFDESSGTIPSQDGRVLDDGATLAGVYVTGWLRRGPTGVIATNRGDANEVAESVLADLDTLPERPSDPDSVDKLLAERGVRVVTWADWLRLEAHEKATGDAAGGDPIVVHDLATALEVIDAAG; this is encoded by the coding sequence ATGGAGGACGACGGGAGTCGATCCGAGGCGGCCGGCCGGGCGGCCGCCATCGTCGGTGCGGGTCCGGCCGGGCTGTACGCCCTGGCGGCGCTGGTCCGCGAGGAACGGTTCGACCGCATCGACGTGTTCGAGGCCGCGCCCGCCCCGTACGGCCTGGTCCGTTACGGCGTCGCGCCTGACCATCCGAAGACCCGCAACATCTCGCGCGTGCTGGCCCGCGGCTTCGAGCACACCCGGGTGCGGTTCCTCGGCAACGTGAGCGTGGGCCGCGACATCACGGTCGACGAGCTGCGGGCCGGCTACGACGCCGTGGTGGTGTCCACCGGCATGCTCGGCGACCGCCGGCTCGGCATCCCGGGCGAGGACCTCCCCGGCTCGTACGGCGCGTCCGAGCTGGTCGCCTGGTACACCGGCCACCCCGAGGCGGGCGCCGTCTCGCTGCCACACGGTCTCACCAGTGCGACGGTCATCGGCGCCGGCAACGTCGCCCTCGACATCGCGCGCATCCTCGCCAAGGACGCGACGGCGCTGCGCGGCACCTCCATGCCGCGGCACGTCCTCGAGACGCTCGCCGCCAGCACCGTCACCGACATCCACCTCGTCGCCCGGCGCGGGCCGGCGCAGGCCAAGTTCACCTCGCCCGAGCTGCACGAGCTGGGCGCCCTCGACGCCGTCGATCTCGTCGTCGACCCCGCCGACCTCGTGCTCGGACCGGCCGACGAGGAGGCCGTGGCCCACGACCGGCACGCCAAGGTCACCGTCGACGTCTGCCGCGAGTGGTCCGAGCGCCCGGTCACCGGCGCGCCGCGCCGCATCCACCTGCACTACTGGCGGCGGCCGGCGCGCATCCTCGGCGACACCGCGGTCGCCGGCATCGAGCTCGAGCCCACCCGGCCCGGCGGCGCGCCGACGCTCACGCTGCCGACGCAACTGGTCGTGCGGGCCATCGGCTACCACGGCCGGCCGATCCCGGGGCTGCCGTTCGACGAGAGCAGCGGCACCATCCCGTCGCAGGACGGCCGGGTGCTCGACGACGGCGCGACGCTCGCCGGGGTCTACGTGACCGGCTGGCTGCGCCGCGGCCCCACCGGCGTCATCGCGACCAACCGCGGCGACGCCAACGAGGTCGCCGAGTCGGTGCTCGCCGACCTCGACACCCTGCCGGAGCGTCCGTCCGACCCCGACAGCGTCGACAAGCTGCTGGCCGAGCGCGGCGTCAGGGTCGTGACGTGGGCCGACTGGCTACGGCTCGAGGCGCACGAGAAGGCGACTGGCGACGCCGCGGGCGGTGACCCGATCGTGGTGCACGACCTCGCCACCGCCCTCGAGGTCATCGACGCCGCCGGCTGA
- a CDS encoding gluconokinase, GntK/IdnK-type — protein sequence MGVSGSGKTTVATRLADALGRPFAEADDLHPAANVAKMAAGTPLTDEDRAPWLATVRDWLTNEARQGHAAVVTCSALRRVYRDVLREAAGGVTFVHLDVDPDRLAERMRRRKGHFMPPSLLQSQLDTLEPLEPDEDGVRVAAEGRPDDVVAETMRRLGAKAHGHAQ from the coding sequence ATGGGTGTGTCCGGCTCCGGCAAGACGACCGTCGCGACCCGGCTGGCCGACGCGCTCGGCCGGCCGTTCGCCGAGGCCGACGACCTGCACCCGGCGGCCAACGTCGCCAAGATGGCGGCCGGCACGCCGCTCACCGACGAGGACCGCGCGCCGTGGCTCGCCACTGTGCGTGACTGGCTGACGAACGAGGCGCGGCAGGGTCACGCCGCCGTCGTCACCTGTTCCGCGCTGCGCCGGGTCTACCGCGACGTGCTCCGCGAGGCGGCCGGCGGGGTCACGTTCGTCCACCTCGACGTCGACCCGGACCGGCTCGCCGAGCGCATGCGGCGGCGAAAGGGCCACTTCATGCCGCCGAGCCTGCTGCAGTCGCAGCTCGACACGCTGGAACCGCTGGAGCCGGACGAGGACGGCGTGCGGGTCGCGGCCGAGGGCCGGCCGGACGACGTCGTCGCCGAGACGATGCGCCGGCTCGGTGCGAAGGCGCACGGTCACGCGCAGTGA
- a CDS encoding ABC transporter ATP-binding protein encodes MSAALVTRGLGKRYRSTWALRDCDLEVPTGAVIALVGPNGAGKTTLLRLVAGLQRPSAGSVSLFGDLAPAQSPQALAQLGFVAQDHPVYRRFRVSELLHLGRSLNRTWDQDFAERRIAELGISPRQRTGRLSGGQQAQVALALALAKRPRLLILDEPVASLDPLARREFLQILMGAVAGDGLTVLLSSHNVAELERVCDHLVVVANGSVQLAGDVDSLLGDHRVLTGPGAALPGGPGVIHVDQADRHAHVVARIGPAEPMPGWQARPVGLEELVLAYLRRAREPRPVPSEMELSA; translated from the coding sequence ATGAGCGCGGCGCTCGTCACCCGGGGCCTGGGCAAGCGGTACCGGTCGACCTGGGCGCTCCGGGACTGTGACCTCGAGGTGCCGACGGGCGCCGTGATCGCGCTGGTCGGGCCGAACGGCGCGGGGAAGACCACGCTGTTGCGACTGGTCGCGGGGCTGCAGCGGCCGTCGGCCGGGTCGGTCTCGCTCTTCGGCGACCTGGCGCCGGCCCAGTCGCCACAGGCCTTGGCGCAGCTGGGGTTCGTGGCCCAGGACCATCCCGTCTACCGGAGATTCCGGGTGTCCGAGCTGCTGCACCTGGGTCGTTCCCTCAACCGGACCTGGGACCAGGACTTCGCCGAGCGGCGCATCGCCGAGCTCGGCATCTCGCCGCGGCAGCGCACCGGCCGGCTCTCCGGCGGCCAGCAGGCCCAGGTCGCCCTCGCTCTGGCCCTCGCCAAACGCCCCCGGCTGCTGATCCTCGACGAGCCGGTGGCCAGTCTCGACCCGCTCGCCCGGCGCGAGTTCCTGCAGATCCTGATGGGCGCTGTGGCCGGCGACGGTCTCACGGTGCTGCTCTCGTCCCACAACGTCGCCGAGTTGGAGCGCGTCTGCGACCACCTGGTGGTGGTCGCGAACGGCAGTGTCCAGCTCGCCGGCGACGTCGACTCCCTGCTCGGCGATCACCGCGTGCTCACCGGCCCGGGCGCGGCGCTGCCCGGCGGCCCGGGCGTGATCCACGTGGACCAGGCCGATCGGCACGCCCACGTGGTCGCCAGGATCGGGCCCGCCGAGCCGATGCCCGGGTGGCAGGCCAGGCCCGTCGGGCTCGAGGAGCTCGTCCTCGCGTATCTGCGACGCGCCCGGGAACCCCGGCCCGTCCCGAGCGAGATGGAGCTGAGCGCATGA
- a CDS encoding SMP-30/gluconolactonase/LRE family protein has protein sequence MSARVLMDGIAFGESPRWHDGRLWFSDWGAHQVVAVDDDGRHEVVATVESFPMCIDFLPDGRLLVVDSAQRRLLRREPDGSMVAHADLGEFSEHPWNDIVVTAGGDAYVNGIGFDFPAGEFAPGLVVRVTPDGRVDHVAGGLAFPNGMAVTADGATLIVAESYANRLTAFPIEDDGTLGERRVWADTPGDHPDGICVDADGAVWYADVGHQHCVRVREGGDVLATVDFGRGAFACALSRGPDPRLYVVGQDFTDPPSPEPTGRLVAYPAPAPGAGRP, from the coding sequence ATGAGCGCACGGGTGCTGATGGACGGGATCGCGTTCGGCGAGTCGCCGCGCTGGCACGACGGCCGGCTGTGGTTCTCCGACTGGGGCGCGCACCAGGTCGTCGCGGTCGACGACGACGGGCGGCACGAGGTGGTGGCGACGGTCGAGTCGTTCCCGATGTGCATCGACTTCCTGCCCGACGGCCGGCTGCTGGTGGTCGACTCCGCGCAGCGCAGGCTGCTGCGGCGCGAGCCCGACGGGTCGATGGTCGCGCACGCGGACCTCGGCGAGTTCTCCGAGCACCCGTGGAACGACATCGTGGTGACGGCCGGCGGCGACGCCTACGTCAACGGCATCGGGTTCGACTTCCCGGCCGGCGAGTTCGCGCCCGGCCTCGTCGTCCGCGTCACCCCTGACGGCCGGGTCGACCACGTCGCCGGCGGCCTCGCGTTCCCCAACGGCATGGCCGTCACCGCCGACGGCGCCACGCTGATCGTCGCGGAGTCGTACGCGAACCGGCTCACCGCGTTCCCCATCGAGGACGACGGCACGCTCGGCGAGCGTCGCGTCTGGGCCGACACCCCCGGCGACCACCCCGACGGCATCTGCGTCGACGCCGACGGAGCGGTCTGGTACGCCGACGTCGGCCACCAGCACTGCGTCCGGGTCCGCGAGGGCGGCGACGTGCTGGCCACCGTCGACTTCGGCCGCGGCGCCTTCGCCTGCGCCCTCAGCCGCGGCCCCGACCCGCGGCTGTACGTCGTCGGCCAGGACTTCACCGACCCGCCGTCGCCCGAGCCCACCGGCCGGCTGGTCGCCTATCCGGCGCCGGCGCCTGGAGCCGGCCGGCCCTGA
- a CDS encoding transglycosylase domain-containing protein yields MSTEPEPDHTESADPSDRPDRGGPRYRAGRKKRTGWRRIFNWKVFGFTVLGLFLLFAGAIGIAFAMIDVPEPNDFSTSESTIVYWDDGQTELGRFSAENREIVGIEEIPETLQQAVVAAEDRSFYENSGFSITGMARAGWDALTGSSSAGGGSTITQQYVKNYYLTQDRSYTRKLRELVISVKIDQDVDKDQILGDYLNTIWFGRGTYGVQTASRSYFGVDVADLDLAQSAALAAILRSPTRYDPTLGPENAERFAQRFQYVLDGMVTTGAVDQATADATVPPEILPEQQVNRYGGPNGYLLMMVRNELVAMGYDEQEIETGGLRVTSTFNTQAQSAAIQAIQDERPTEDADGVRIGLAAVRPGDGAVVAVYGGPDAVEQSYNDAVDAIPQAGSTVKPFVLAAALENGYSLRSRFWGNSPFDPPELGPPVNNQGNRDYGRNVTLERAMESSVNTAFVDVALQMGADKVADSLVRAGFPDDEQLSANLNPRIAIGIGGVSALNMANSYATLAAQGLRSTTTTVQQIVDRDGAVIHELQASGERVYEEDVTNDVTYALTETVDNGTADAAQDLDRPVAAKTGTHDDKTAWFAGYTPQLAASVVYFRGDGTESLDGVGGMSHFSGGAFPGRTWTAFMEGALEGLPEEDFPDAANIREDNGNDDEDRPSNNRPNRPDNDDEDEDDNNGNQNGNEGGRPPTEEPPPTEEPPPSSDEGGEEPPPGTDGGTESGTDTGGTDTGGTDTGGTESGTDTGGTDTGGTESGTDTGGTDTGGTDTGGTDTGGTEIGTELGGTDTGADAGRGAVVLLGAGALAVGGISRRRR; encoded by the coding sequence ATGAGCACGGAACCCGAACCCGATCACACCGAATCCGCCGACCCCTCCGACCGCCCCGACCGGGGCGGTCCGCGTTATCGAGCCGGCCGCAAGAAGCGGACCGGCTGGCGCCGCATCTTCAACTGGAAGGTGTTCGGCTTCACCGTGCTCGGCCTGTTCCTGCTGTTCGCGGGTGCCATCGGCATCGCGTTCGCGATGATCGACGTGCCCGAGCCGAACGACTTCTCCACCTCCGAGTCGACCATCGTCTACTGGGACGACGGCCAGACCGAGCTGGGCCGGTTCAGCGCCGAGAACCGTGAGATCGTCGGCATCGAGGAGATCCCCGAGACCCTCCAGCAGGCCGTCGTGGCGGCCGAGGACCGCAGCTTCTACGAGAACTCCGGGTTCTCGATCACCGGCATGGCCCGGGCCGGCTGGGACGCGCTGACCGGCTCGTCCAGCGCCGGTGGCGGCTCGACCATCACGCAGCAGTACGTCAAGAACTACTACCTCACCCAGGACCGCTCCTACACGCGGAAGCTGCGCGAGCTGGTCATCTCGGTGAAGATCGACCAGGACGTCGACAAGGACCAGATCCTGGGCGACTACCTCAACACCATCTGGTTCGGCCGCGGCACGTACGGCGTGCAGACGGCCTCGCGGTCGTACTTCGGCGTCGACGTCGCCGACCTCGACCTCGCGCAGAGCGCCGCGCTGGCCGCCATCCTGCGCTCGCCGACCCGCTACGACCCCACGCTCGGCCCCGAGAACGCCGAGCGGTTCGCGCAGCGGTTCCAGTACGTCCTCGACGGCATGGTCACGACCGGCGCCGTCGACCAAGCCACCGCCGACGCCACCGTGCCGCCGGAGATCCTGCCCGAGCAGCAGGTCAACCGGTACGGCGGGCCCAACGGCTACCTGCTGATGATGGTCCGCAACGAGCTGGTCGCGATGGGCTACGACGAGCAGGAGATCGAGACCGGCGGCCTGCGCGTGACGTCCACGTTCAACACGCAGGCGCAGTCGGCGGCCATCCAGGCGATCCAGGATGAGCGGCCCACCGAGGACGCCGACGGCGTGCGCATCGGCCTCGCGGCGGTGCGGCCCGGCGACGGCGCCGTCGTGGCGGTGTACGGCGGGCCCGACGCCGTCGAGCAGAGCTACAACGACGCCGTCGACGCCATCCCGCAGGCCGGGTCCACGGTGAAGCCGTTCGTGCTGGCCGCGGCGCTGGAGAACGGCTACTCGCTGCGCAGCCGCTTCTGGGGCAACTCGCCGTTCGACCCGCCCGAGCTCGGCCCGCCGGTGAACAACCAGGGCAACCGCGACTACGGCCGCAACGTCACGCTCGAACGCGCCATGGAGAGCTCCGTCAACACCGCGTTCGTCGACGTCGCCCTGCAGATGGGTGCCGACAAGGTGGCCGACTCCCTGGTCCGGGCCGGGTTCCCCGACGACGAGCAGTTGTCCGCGAACCTCAACCCGCGCATCGCCATCGGCATCGGCGGCGTGTCGGCGCTGAACATGGCCAACTCCTACGCCACGCTCGCGGCCCAGGGCCTGCGCTCGACCACGACCACCGTCCAGCAGATCGTCGACCGCGACGGCGCCGTCATCCACGAGCTGCAGGCGTCCGGGGAGCGGGTGTACGAGGAGGACGTCACCAACGACGTCACCTACGCGCTCACCGAGACCGTCGACAACGGCACCGCCGACGCCGCACAGGACCTCGACCGCCCGGTCGCCGCGAAGACGGGTACCCACGACGACAAGACGGCCTGGTTCGCCGGCTACACGCCGCAGCTGGCAGCGTCGGTCGTGTACTTCCGCGGCGACGGCACCGAGTCGCTCGACGGCGTCGGCGGCATGTCCCACTTCAGCGGCGGCGCCTTCCCCGGCCGCACCTGGACGGCGTTCATGGAGGGCGCGCTCGAGGGGCTGCCCGAGGAGGACTTCCCCGACGCCGCGAACATCCGCGAGGACAACGGCAACGACGACGAGGACCGGCCGAGCAACAACCGTCCCAACCGTCCTGACAACGACGACGAGGACGAGGACGACAACAACGGCAACCAGAACGGCAACGAGGGCGGGCGGCCCCCGACCGAGGAGCCGCCGCCGACCGAGGAGCCGCCGCCGAGCAGCGACGAGGGTGGCGAAGAGCCGCCGCCCGGTACTGACGGCGGCACCGAGTCCGGCACCGACACGGGCGGCACGGACACCGGCGGCACGGACACCGGCGGCACCGAGTCCGGCACCGACACCGGCGGGACGGACACCGGCGGCACCGAGTCCGGCACCGACACCGGCGGCACCGACACGGGTGGCACCGACACCGGCGGGACGGACACCGGTGGCACCGAGATCGGCACCGAGCTGGGCGGCACCGACACCGGCGCCGACGCGGGCCGGGGCGCGGTCGTGCTGCTCGGCGCGGGTGCGCTGGCCGTCGGCGGGATCAGCCGGCGGCGTCGATGA
- a CDS encoding YdcF family protein has product MRLAWVAGALGAVLLWGEYEHWRASHRRLGDAPAAGGSEAVVVLGYRDRGPRANVMNRWRVRAGLRSQRPDLGPSRLVVCGGSTAGPVAEATLMARYARAGRGYDGDLLLEPGSRTTWENITNAAPLLAGADRIKIVSHPLHAEKGREYLHRAHPELASRLVRGAEYRFGEWILLKPALAAYGRRRLRRLR; this is encoded by the coding sequence ATGAGGCTGGCGTGGGTCGCGGGCGCACTGGGCGCCGTGCTGCTCTGGGGCGAGTACGAGCACTGGCGGGCGTCGCACCGTCGCCTCGGCGATGCACCGGCGGCCGGCGGCAGCGAGGCCGTCGTCGTCCTCGGGTATCGCGATCGAGGCCCGCGGGCGAACGTGATGAACCGCTGGCGGGTGCGGGCCGGGCTGCGCTCGCAGCGGCCCGACCTCGGCCCGTCCCGTCTGGTCGTCTGCGGCGGCAGTACGGCCGGGCCGGTCGCCGAGGCGACGCTGATGGCGCGGTACGCGCGGGCCGGACGCGGCTACGACGGCGACCTGCTGCTCGAGCCCGGCAGCCGCACCACCTGGGAGAACATCACCAACGCCGCACCGCTGCTGGCCGGCGCGGACCGCATCAAGATCGTGTCGCACCCGCTGCACGCCGAGAAGGGCCGCGAGTACCTCCACCGCGCCCACCCCGAGCTGGCCAGCCGCCTGGTTCGCGGCGCGGAGTACCGGTTCGGCGAGTGGATCCTGCTCAAGCCGGCCCTGGCCGCATACGGGCGACGCCGGCTGCGCCGCCTGCGATGA